A window from Gopherus evgoodei ecotype Sinaloan lineage chromosome 24, rGopEvg1_v1.p, whole genome shotgun sequence encodes these proteins:
- the LOC115639429 gene encoding basic salivary proline-rich protein 1-like isoform X2, giving the protein MAATSVPLTIPPSDPVAGVISNGLILLNPATLPPGTKIILQIPPQMVVPPRDAGTRAGSTNACTLQGLVPRRMPELHPAPAKAQQPAGEQHGHLTSSMTSAEKGNGPHTPPVPAPCQPPSPSAPLQPAQPLPPSAPLQCPPPSGPPLLAPSQPLGLMPLPAPPPPSAPPQLPAPSEELWAEQGAWHKPYNFRQSQPQGKYTEEGAGEGSDPGGSSGEDWAGESGDEEDEELEPVPQGKRRGRPPKKQGLGQSPKKQGPAQSPKKRGRPPKKQGPGQSPKKRGRPPKKQGPGHPPKKQRRGRPPLGPYICVVCAKRFVYQRSLKQHVRLRRHYPSCHQCHSTFSDLHKLQLHRLSHRGEGMA; this is encoded by the exons ATGGCCGCTACCTCAGTCCCTTTGACCATCCCTCCCTCAGACCCAGTCGCAGGAGTGATAAGTAATGGCCTGATCCTACTAAACCCGGCAACCTTGCCCCCGGGCACCAAGATCATCCTTCAGATCCCACCCCAGATGGTTGTGCCCCCGAGGGATGCAGGCACAAGAGCTGGGAGCACCAACGCTTGTACTCTGCAAGGACTGGTACCTAGGAGGATGCCAGAGCTGCACCCAGCCCCAG ccaaaGCTCAGCAGCCAGCAGGAGAGCAGCACGGTCATCTCACCAGCAGCATGACATCAGCAGAGAAGGGCAATGGGCCACACACCCCACCagtgccagccccctgccagcccccatcACCATCAGCCCCCCTGCAACCCGCACAACCCTTGCCACCATCAGCCCCTCTGCAATGCCCACCTCCCTCAGGCCCACCACTGCTAGCTCCCTCACAGCCCCTGGGCTTGATGCCACtgccagcccctccacccccctcagcccctccacagctgccagccccctcagaggagctctgggctgagcagggagcaTGGCACAAACCCTATAACTTCCGGCAGTCCCAGCCCCAAGGGAAATACACcgaggagggagcaggggagggtagTGACCCCGGGGGAAGCTCTGGGGAGGACTGGGCAGGGGAGAGCGGGGATGAAGAGGACGAGGAGCTGGAGCCTGTCCCGCAGGGGAAGAGGCGAGGGCGGCCCCCCAAGAAGCAAGGACTAGGTCAGTCCCCCAAGAAGCAAGGCCCTGCTCAGTCCCCCAAGAAGCGAGGCCGGCCCCCCAAGAAGCAAGGACCAGGTCAGTCCCCCAAGAAGCGAGGCCGGCCCCCCAAGAAGCAAGGACCAGGCCA CCCCCCCAAGAAGCAAAGGCGAGGCCGGCCCCCCCTGGGCCCCTACATCTGTGTGGTCTGTGCCAAGCGCTTTGTGTACCAGAGGTCACTGAAGCAGCACGTGCGGCTGCGCAGGCACTACCCCTCCTGCCACCAGTGCCACAGCACCTTCAGCGATCTCCACAAACTGCAGCTCCATAGGCTCAGCCACCGGGGGGAGGGCATGGCGTGA
- the LOC115639429 gene encoding basic salivary proline-rich protein 1-like isoform X1: MAATSVPLTIPPSDPVAGVISNGLILLNPATLPPGTKIILQIPPQMVVPPRDAGTRAGSTNACTLQGLVPRRMPELHPAPAKAQQPAGEQHGHLTSSMTSAEKGNGPHTPPVPAPCQPPSPSAPLQPAQPLPPSAPLQCPPPSGPPLLAPSQPLGLMPLPAPPPPSAPPQLPAPSEELWAEQGAWHKPYNFRQSQPQGKYTEEGAGEGSDPGGSSGEDWAGESGDEEDEELEPVPQGKRRGRPPKKQGLGQSPKKQGPAQSPKKRGRPPKKQGPGQSPKKRGRPPKKQGPGQPPKKRGRPPKKQGPGQPPKKRGRPPKKQGAGQPPQEAKARPAPPGPLHLCGLCQALCVPEVTEAARAAAQALPLLPPVPQHLQRSPQTAAP; encoded by the exons ATGGCCGCTACCTCAGTCCCTTTGACCATCCCTCCCTCAGACCCAGTCGCAGGAGTGATAAGTAATGGCCTGATCCTACTAAACCCGGCAACCTTGCCCCCGGGCACCAAGATCATCCTTCAGATCCCACCCCAGATGGTTGTGCCCCCGAGGGATGCAGGCACAAGAGCTGGGAGCACCAACGCTTGTACTCTGCAAGGACTGGTACCTAGGAGGATGCCAGAGCTGCACCCAGCCCCAG ccaaaGCTCAGCAGCCAGCAGGAGAGCAGCACGGTCATCTCACCAGCAGCATGACATCAGCAGAGAAGGGCAATGGGCCACACACCCCACCagtgccagccccctgccagcccccatcACCATCAGCCCCCCTGCAACCCGCACAACCCTTGCCACCATCAGCCCCTCTGCAATGCCCACCTCCCTCAGGCCCACCACTGCTAGCTCCCTCACAGCCCCTGGGCTTGATGCCACtgccagcccctccacccccctcagcccctccacagctgccagccccctcagaggagctctgggctgagcagggagcaTGGCACAAACCCTATAACTTCCGGCAGTCCCAGCCCCAAGGGAAATACACcgaggagggagcaggggagggtagTGACCCCGGGGGAAGCTCTGGGGAGGACTGGGCAGGGGAGAGCGGGGATGAAGAGGACGAGGAGCTGGAGCCTGTCCCGCAGGGGAAGAGGCGAGGGCGGCCCCCCAAGAAGCAAGGACTAGGTCAGTCCCCCAAGAAGCAAGGCCCTGCTCAGTCCCCCAAGAAGCGAGGCCGGCCCCCCAAGAAGCAAGGACCAGGTCAGTCCCCCAAGAAGCGAGGCCGGCCCCCCAAGAAGCAAGGACCAGGCCAGCCCCCCAAGAAGCGAGGCCGGCCCCCCAAGAAGCAAGGACCAGGCCAGCCCCCCAAGAAGCGAGGCCGGCCCCCCAAGAAGCAAGGAGCAGGCCAGCCCCCCCAAGAAGCAAAGGCGAGGCCGGCCCCCCCTGGGCCCCTACATCTGTGTGGTCTGTGCCAAGCGCTTTGTGTACCAGAGGTCACTGAAGCAGCACGTGCGGCTGCGCAGGCACTACCCCTCCTGCCACCAGTGCCACAGCACCTTCAGCGATCTCCACAAACTGCAGCTCCATAG
- the LOC115639627 gene encoding zinc finger and SCAN domain-containing protein 21-like yields the protein MCFDFTSEDLRSMLRNQPSSHLQSTRDKTMEATSLPNEGQFAPGSFLEKLNSLVKGIGCPNPDVGRAPHKAFDKRWLSLPHPAPPPAEVPVTGSPPSSCSNGFPAVVPLPVSAQREPVAKPIAEASVSSARESRTAACPLHAPAAPHQASSMAQEPSPQAALELQGGTGSLDEQAQQLDAEINELIQQWELRPEDEEWEDTASCVLLKSKWCRGDPMELDDEFIREDPAYNADRVESEAREADDVEGQASSPAVPPSSPSSLARSSEAAPDSQGVYSLRPRGPAKERSAEEEGDTPTEESSAEEEEGDSPAGCTEESSSEEEEEEEEEAERSPQRQRKRGPQGGTAPRVYPCPTCGHKFANSSNMRKHLRIHTREAPYSCHACGKSFTDSSNLTKHQRVHSGGRERPFSCSKCPKVFASAPDLQEHLRRHEGIRPFPCMDCKRSFVSQAELLAHIRNHVGQPQALTAKPLLHCEDCNKSFAGPMLLRLHQRRHKAYVCDECGAVFTLEFKLLFHKSLHKGLQTCTRCGVQYTGGHFCRARAQARAQSCASRPGHNSAKTPGTASLVVRVPDSVPAEGSTPARPPAPLAAGPPAPARPPAPAPAGPPAPAPAGPPAPAPPQPGPQPQPH from the exons ATTTGAGATCCATGCTCAGAAATCAACCATCCAGTCATCTGCAGAGCACCCGAGACAAGACAATGGAGGCCACCAGTCTGCCAAATGAAG GCCAGTTTGCCCCAGGCTCCTTCTTGGAGAAGCTGAATTCCCTGGTGAAAGGAATCGGCTGCCCCAATCCCGATGTGGGGAGGGCTCCAcacaaagcctttgacaagagaTGGCTGAGTCTACCacatccagcccctccccctgccgagGTGCCGGTGACTGGATCCCCTCCATCATCTTGCTCCAACG GATTCCCCGCTGTTGTACCACTGCCTGTGAGCGCTCAGCGAGAGCCTGTCGCCAAACCGATCGCTGAGGCTAGCGTCTCATCTGCGCGAGAAAGCAGGACAgccgcctgccccctgcatgcTCCTGCAG ctcctcacCAGgcctccagcatggcccaggaaCCTTCTCCCCAGGCAGCTCTGGAGCTTCAGGGTGGCACCGGCAGCCTCGACGAGCAGGCCCAGCAGCTGGATGCGGAGATCAACGAGCTGATCCAGCAGTGGGAGCTCAGGCCTGAGGATGAGGAGTGGGAGGACACGGCCTCTTGCGTGCTGCTGAAGA GTAAATGGTGCCGGGGTGACCCCATGGAGCTGGACGACGAGTTCATTCGAGAGGACCCTGCCTACAACGCAGACAGGGTGGAGAGCGAGGCTCGGGAAGCAg ATGATGTAGAGGGCCAGGCCAGCAGCCCAGCAGTGCCACCTTCCTCGCCCTCCTCCCTTGCCCGGTCCTCTGAGGCAGCCCCAGACAGCCAGGGGGTCTATTCCCTTAGACCCAGGGGCCCTGCGAAGGAGCGTTctgcagaggaggagggagacaccCCCACGGAGGAAagctcagcagaggaggaggagggagactcCCCTGCTGGCTGCACAGAGGAGAGCTCCTccgaagaagaggaggaggaggaggaggaagctgagcgCTCTCCCCAGCGGCAGAGGAAGCGGGGACCCCAGGGAGGGACGGCTCCGCGTGTCTACCCATGCCCCACCTGCGGCCATAAGTTCGCCAACAGCAGCAACATGCGGAAGCACCTGCGGATCCACACTCGGGAGGCACCATACTCGTGCCACGCCTGTGGCAAGTCCTTCACCGACTCCTCCAACCTTACCAAGCACCAGCGCGTGCACAGCGGGGGCCGGGAACGCCCCTTCAGCTGCTCCAAGTGCCCCAAGGTCTTCGCCTCGGCCCCCGATCTGCAGGAGCACCTGCGGCGCCATGAGGGCATCCGGCCCTTCCCTTGCATGGACTGCAAGCGCAGCTTTGTGTCGCAGGCAGAGCTGCTGGCGCACATCCGCAACCACGTggggcagccccaggccctgACCGCCAAGCCCTTGCTGCACTGCGAGGACTGCAACAAGAGCTTCGCCGGCCCCATGCTGCTGCGCCTACACCAGCGCCGCCACAAGGCCTACGTGTGTGATGAATGCGGCGCCGTCTTCACCCTCGAGTTCAAGCTGCTTTTCCACAAGAGCCTGCACAAGGGGCTGCAGACCTGCACGCGCTGTGGGGTGCAGTACACAGGAGGGCACTTCTGCCGGGCCCGGGCCCAGGCCCGGGCCCAGTCCTGTGCCTCCCGGCCAGGACACAACAGTGCCAAGACTCCAGGGACTGCATCACTCGTGGTCAGAGTCCCTGACTCTGTGCCAGCAGAAGGCTCCACCCCGGCCAGGCCTCCAGCCCCACTAGCAGCTGGGCCCCCTGCCCCGGCcaggcccccagcccctgccccggccgggcccccagcccctgccccggccGGGCCCCCAGCCCCA GCTCCGCCCCAGCCAggcccgcagccccagccccactag